The genomic stretch CCAGTGCTTCCGGCCAGCTTCGATATCGACCTCGTATCGATGAGCGACGATCGCCTCCCCTTCACGAGGATCAACAGCTCCGAGCGAAATCCACTTCTCGAAGTCAGCAATGACCTCGGGGGAAAGCTTCTTGTCAGGGGGCATCTGTAAATCATCGGTGGCGTGCCGGATCGCTTTGATCAACAGGCTCTTTTCCAGATTTCTCGGCACCACCGCCGCCCCTCGCTCACCCCCCCGCCGGATTCCCGTACGCGTATCGAGCGCGAGGCCACCTTCCATTTCATCCGCTTCGGCAGAGTGGCACGAATAACACTCGCTAATCAATACGGGGCGAATCTTCTTCTCGAAGAACTGCTGCGATTCCGTGTCGGAACTGTCGTCGGCAGCGAGACTACCAAGTGGAAATAAAGCGGCGAAGGTCGCTATGGCGAAGAGAAATGGAAGACGCATCGAAAGGTGAACCCCTAACCAATCGCTGTGAGTTACGAGTCATTCATATTGAGTGCTCGGATACGTTTGCCCACGTAGGTCCGGCGGCCATTCTTTCTAAACCCCATCGTTATCGATTGGTTTCGCGAAATTCACGTGACATCGTTTTCGGCCAGGGATGCTTCGGAAGGGTCCGCTCGCTTGGTGTAATCCGACACTCAGGGGGGCACCGCGGTGGGGGTGTGCTTGTGTGATTGTCTTGATCTTGGAGGGGGTAGTCGTTGGTTTTCTCGGTAACGCCGAGAGAAAGCCTGGTAAATTCCGAATGTCAGGCAATATGGGCCAACACACCCTGTCCGAGGTCCATTTTCGTCGCGATTAGGGGACCCGCAAACGTCGGAACGACTAGTTCTGCGGCACACCGAGTTGTATGAGAACCCATTGGGTGTATTCACGCTGCTCCGGCGTTTCCGTCGAGAAATCAAGCAATTGCAGGTGTGTGCGGGAAAACTGGCGGACTTCATCGGCGGCGGCGAGGGTGGCGTTGGCGATCGTCACGGCCCCGTCCCCTTGGCCGTGGCATAGTTCTGAAGACGCAGCGAAGCGAAGGATTGCATCACGTTTCTTTTCCGGCACGCGGCGTCGGGCAAGTATCGCTGTGAGCTCTGCGAGCGATTCGGCCTGTTGGGGCTTGGTCAGGTAGGCCTTGGTGCCAACGGCACAGGCGTAGTGGACCTTAGCTGGCTTGCTTGTCTGGCTCAGTTGTGTGAGTAAGGGACTGCCTGGCGTCAGGTCAACGGCCGCTTCTCCCTGGCCGTCGTTGACGATCGTCCACTTGCGGTCCAAGAGCACCCCCACGGAATTCGCCAGTTCCAACCATTTCTGTCCCTTGGCCAGGTTGGACCCGCTGTGCGGTGTACCCAGCATTACCACCCGATCGACGCAGCCAGGACCTTGGCCGGGCATTTCCAGGCAATACCGCGCGACCAGGCCACCCATGCTGTGCGCGAGGATCGAAACACGCGTTTGCGGGTACGACGCTTTCAACGCTTTGAGTTGCTCGCTCAGACGAATCGCCGAAGCGGCTACCGGGCCGTCGTTGGGATACTCGAACAGGATCACTTGCACGTCGTGTGACTCAAGAAAGCGTTCTGCTTTGCGGACATCTTTCACGGTCGACTCAAGCCCATGAATGAGCACGACGGTTGGACGTTTAGGATCGAAATCTTCCGGAATGACGAGCCCCCACTGAACCTTGAGCAGCTTGGCCACATCATCCGGACTTAACTGCTGCGGTAGTTTCAGCTCCAGTCGGTCTGCCAGGAACTTCACTTCCAGCAAGCCTGCCAGGTCGGCGGCCAGAAGAGCCGCTCTTTCATCGCGACCAAGTCGGCGGCGCGGCTGCGATTTTATGTTGGCTGGAAACTTGAGCCCTAGTTTCTCTTGCAGCTGACGTCGTACTTCCTCAGGCTGATAGAACTCCCCTTGCTCCAGCGGAATGACAAGCTCGATCGTTTCGGCCATACCGCTTCGGACACTGCCTAGCAGAACACCGATGGCGATGGCCAATGCGATGAGATAACGCGTGCTAAAACGTTGAACGTTGTTCATGGTATTCAAGGGGAATGCTGCGGTTGGTTTTTGGTCTGACTCGTTGCTCGCCAGGGGAGTATGTGAGCGAGATACCGCTTCAGGCGACTGTGCCGGTTGCCTGCCTGTACCCAGAGGATGAACCACGTGACGCCGGGCAATGCGAAGGCCAGTACGACGAGTATCGAGATAGCCTCCCAGAACCACTGATTATAACCGTTCTCGTCACGCGTCTGCGGATCCTCTTCATCGAGGCTTCTCAGGGCCATGTCTCCATAGCGAGAGAGCGTTCCGTACGAGATGGCAATCGCAACCGTTGTCGGCAAGTCTTCGTTGACGGCCTGGTCGTAGGAAGGGCTTTTGACGGCCTGCTCGTCCAGGCATCGTCGCAGCTCTGCAGAAACGTGCGGTCCAATTCCACGTTCTGAAACGGACGATGCGTTCGCTTTGTGCTCGATGGTCTTGCGGCAGGTACTCAATTTTCCGCGACATACTTCGCACAGCCATTGGCCGTTGGTCGGGACGCGATGTTCGACACGACGGACGCAGTTCGTTTTTCCTTCGCATCGGTGCAGATGAAAACTGCCGTAGGCGGATTGCAGGTTGCCTCCTTTGCCTGCGACTTCCGCACTGAAAACGATCTGCAAGATCATCATCAGGGGCAGCAGAAAATTCGCAATCGAGCTGCTTTTGCCGGAGACCGCCGAGATCACCATTCCCATGCCGACAGCGGCCCAGCCGGTTAGCACCAGCACCACAAAGGCAACGAACGCGTTAGGCAGACCGGGATCGTCAGTCCAATAACGCAGTGGCTCCAGCAGCCCGACAAAGACCAATGTTTGCACCGCCGAGATCAGCCACAGCGAGAGGGTTTTGGCCGCTACGAACGGCCATAGATGAAGGAACAACACGCTTTCATGCTCGAAGCTTGTTCTCTCGTTCACGATCGACAACAGGCTCAGGCTCGCCCCCATCCAGATACTTGCCAGAATGGCAAAGAAGGGAAGCACGAACTGGTCGTCGGAGTGGA from Blastopirellula marina encodes the following:
- a CDS encoding esterase/lipase family protein — its product is MNNVQRFSTRYLIALAIAIGVLLGSVRSGMAETIELVIPLEQGEFYQPEEVRRQLQEKLGLKFPANIKSQPRRRLGRDERAALLAADLAGLLEVKFLADRLELKLPQQLSPDDVAKLLKVQWGLVIPEDFDPKRPTVVLIHGLESTVKDVRKAERFLESHDVQVILFEYPNDGPVAASAIRLSEQLKALKASYPQTRVSILAHSMGGLVARYCLEMPGQGPGCVDRVVMLGTPHSGSNLAKGQKWLELANSVGVLLDRKWTIVNDGQGEAAVDLTPGSPLLTQLSQTSKPAKVHYACAVGTKAYLTKPQQAESLAELTAILARRRVPEKKRDAILRFAASSELCHGQGDGAVTIANATLAAADEVRQFSRTHLQLLDFSTETPEQREYTQWVLIQLGVPQN